In the genome of Phalacrocorax aristotelis chromosome 22, bGulAri2.1, whole genome shotgun sequence, one region contains:
- the ROBO4 gene encoding roundabout homolog 4 isoform X10, whose product MASGWVMALGLGLCLVVLRQGGCYPPSAATAPQTAAALRENFRLQPGDLVATAGQALELDCVPPSGHPEPRVTWKKDGVTLNLTGDRYAVTNGKLRVAPARRSDSGLYVCVAANTAGERESRGARVSVLEKPTIVRRPSDAMVVAGSTVELRCGAQGDPAPRVQWHKERGDLPWGRHEVDQEHTLRLHAVTPADAGTYVCTAQSQLGTAAAAAHLHVEDQLPMGRREAAPWDLLAVRLHLDNGTVLPTTAAVQLRWQMLTPALVPEGYVVLYRCLLPASPSWDQHDAGRELSTVIPALRRGYVYEFKVRPYVGGTQGLDSNIRHLWIPEEVPSAAPQHVTLGQAEMENGTVVVSWEPPPPEAHNGIIQGYKVWSMGEGWQRPTNRTVDGGTHRLETLLPSPGAKFCVQVAAFNSAGLGVPSNATCSILGLMAESNRVVRVLQQPAVIAAAGSLLWLALFALLLLVCQRRASQDAATRRRLVAGDSPWLSGPWKRSCAPRNLSSSSSLSSRLLGSDGKDPHPSTLSLEPSSLGPPTPPNRSSLRGGHPSPLGDTGCCSGGHPGVRTSPSTPNPAPWERIHKRELHQVHSTPVLMGGPGHVPVTGSGGEWGMDFGLAAGWPQRRGRDGDTTTAVLAGGDPRQLPVFSSPKPRRGSVSLASGVTGSPVTPLRPPHAWHPPVTRHPKDPSPATRNQKDTISATRHPEDTSLISRCPRDMSLMTRHPKEMSLVPSQCGDMFLGSRYPRDMSAATRQPRDPSPVTKHQRNMSPATRHPKDTSPPGGHPRDTLLVTGLPKEKSPAIRHHRDAFLSTRYPKEMSPATGYPKDTSPDTRHPRDTSPITRHPTEMSPVTSHCEDTFLVTRYPKNMSLAARHPRDMFLITRYAEDTSPATRHPRDTSPVTRHPEEISPVAGHRRDMFLGNRYPKHMSLVTRYPKDMFLDTRHPRDKSLARRHAKDMSLTTRHPRDRSPVTRRLSSAFSDGVLTPQQVAEDLEMDQDTTCPSPPAPTTPQSFSLPHTYGYIYGPPASELGEEEEEEEEEEEEEQPTMRGSPGGSLLNGWGSVSEDNFASARCSLVSSCDGSFLLDASFARVLAVAVDGLCFSLEDADGGYGAGPSPPPSPLEGVFSPGVPIPTWDWGTELGVPQRTGTEAATGIPQHSGHGIGSGSPWARASGEPRTGGTGAWWSPGCRAQQGQSPLGSAKIQLY is encoded by the exons ATGGCGAGCGGCTGGGTGATGGCGCTGGGCCTGGGGCTCTGCCTCGTCGTGCTGCGCCAGGGAG GCTGCTACCCCCCCAGCGCAGCCACAGCACCCCAAACCGCAGCTG CACTGCGGGAGAATTTCCGCCTGCAGCCGGGTGATTTGGTGGCCACAGCGGGGCAAGCACTGGAGCTGGATTGCGTGCCACCCTCGGGGCACCCCGAACCCCGTGTCACCTGGAAGAAGGATGGGGTGACCTTGAACTTGACTGGCGACCGGTACGCGGTCACCAATGGGAAGTTGCGGGTGGCACCGGCACGACGGAGCGACTCCGGGCTCTACGTCTGCGTGGCAGCCAACACGGCGGGCGAGAGGGAGAGCCGGGGCGCCCGTGTCTCCGTCCTGG AGAAGCCGACCATCGTGCGGCGCCCGAGCGATGCCATGGTGGTGGCTGGCAGCACCGTGGAGCTGCGCTGTGGCGCCCAAGGTGACCCAGCACCGCGGGTGCAGTGGCACAAGGAGCGTGGGGACCTGCCCTGGGGCAG GCATGAGGTGGACCAGGAGCACACGTTGCGCCTCCACGCTGTGACGCCCGCTGATGCCGGCACCTACGTGTGTACAGCGCAGAGCCAGCTAGGCAccgccgccgcagccgcccaccTCCACGTGGAGG aCCAGCTGCCAATGGGCCGGCGGGAGGCTGCGCCGTGGGACCTGCTGGCTGTGAGGCTGCACCTGGACAATGGCACTGTGCTGCCCACCACTGCCGCTGTCCAGCTCCGCTGGCAG ATGCTGACGCCGGCACTGGTGCCAGAGGGCTATGTGGTGCTGTAccgctgcctgctccctgccagcccctcctGGGACCAACACGATGCAGGCAGGGAGCTCAGCACCGTCATCCCCGCGCTCCGCAGGGGCTACGTGTACGAGTTCAAGGTCCGCCCCTACGTTGGAGGGACCCAGGGTTTGGACAGCAACATCAGGCACCTCTGGATACCTGAGGAAG TACCAAGTGCAGCGCCCCAGCACGTCACCCTGGGCCAGGCTGAGATGGAGAATGGCACCGTGGTCGTGAGCTGGGAACCACCTCCTCCTGAGGCCCACAATGGCATCATCCAGGGCTACAAG GTCTGGTCAATGGGTGAAGGCTGGCAGCGCCCCACCAATAGGACAGTGGATGGAGGCACCCACCGCCTGGAAACCCTCCTCCCAAGCCCTGGGGCCAAATTCTGTGTCCAGGTGGCGGCTTTCAACAgtgcggggctgggggtccccagCAATGCCACCTGCAGCATCCTGG GGCTGATGGCGGAGAGCAACAGGGTGGTACGGGTGCTACAGCAGCCCGCTGTCATCGCAGCTGCTGGctcactgctctggttggccttgtttgccctcctcctcctcgtctgCCAGCGCCGCGCCAGCCAGGACGCCGCGACTCGCCGCAG GCTGGTGGCTGGTGACTCACCGTGGCTCAGTGGTCCGTGGAAACGCAGCTGTGCCCCGCGaaacctcagcagcagcagcagcctcagtAGCCGGCTCCTGGGCAGCGATGGCAAGGACCCCCACCCCTCCA cccTGTCCTTGGAGCCATCAAGCCTCggcccccccacgccccccaaCCGCAGCAGCCTCCGCGGTGGGCACCCATCGCCCCTTGGGGACACCGGGTGCTGCAGTGGGGGGCACCCCGGAGTGCGAACCTCGCCCAGCACCCCGAACCCGGCACCCTGGGAGCGCATCCACAAGAGAG AGCTGCACCAAGTGCACAGCACCCCAGTGCTCATGGGTGGCCCTGGCCACGTCCCTGTCACCGGGAGCGGAGGTGAGTGGGGGATGGATTTTGGGCTGGCAGCCGGGTGGCCTCAGCGAAGGGGACGTGACGGTGACACCACCACCGCCGTGCTAGCCGGAGGGGACCCACGGCAGCTGCCAGTCTTCAGCTCCCCAAAACCACGGCGGGGCAGCGTCTCGCTGGCCTCTGGTGTCACTGGGTCACCAGTGACACCTCTGAGGCCACCCCATGCCTGGCACCCGCCGGTGACCCG GCACCCCAAGGACCCATCACCAGCCACCAGGAACCAGAAGGACACAATCTCGGCCACCAGGCACCCTGAGGACACATCTCTGATCTCCAGGTGCCCCAGGGACATGTCCCTGATGACCAGGCACCCCAAGGAGATGTCCCTGGTCCCCAGTCAATGTGGAGACATGTTCCTGGGCAGCAGGTACCCCAGGGACATGTCCGCAGCCACCAGACAACCCAGGGACCCATCACCGGTGACCAAGCACCAGAGGAACATGTCACCAGCCACCAGGCACCCCAAGGACACGTCCCCACCCGGTGGGCACCCAAGGGACACATTGCTGGTCACTGGGCTCCCCAAGGAGAAATCCCCAGCCATCAGGCACCACAGGGACGCATTCCTGTCCACCAG ATACCCAAAGGAAATGTCCCCAGCTACCGGGTACCCGAAGGACACATCCCCAGACACCAGGCACCCCAGGGATACATCCCCCATCACCAGGCACCCAACGGAGATGTCCCCAGTCACCAGTCACTGCGAGGACACATTCTTGGTTACCAGGTACCCCAAGAATATGtccctggctgccag GCACCCAAGGGACATGTTTCTGATCACCAGGTACGCTGAGGACACCTCACCAGCCACCAGGCACCCAAGGGACACATCTCCAGTCACCAGGCACCCTGAAGAGATATCCCCAGTCGCTGGTCACCGAAGGGACATGTTCTTGGGCAACAGGTACCCCAAGCACATGTCCCTGGTCACCAGATACCCCAAGGACATGTTCCTAGACACCAGGCATCCCAGAGACAAGTCCCTGGCCAGAAGACACGCCAAGGACATGTCCCTGACCACCAGGCACCCAAGGGACAGGTCCCCAGTCACCAGGCGCCTCTCGTCAGCATTCAGCGATGGGGTCCTCACGCCGCAGCAGGTGGCTGAGGACTTGGAGATGGACCAGGACACCACCTGCCCCAG ccccccagcaCCAACCACGCCACAGTCCTTCTCGCTGCCACACACCTATGGCTACATCTATGGGCCACCAGCCTCCGAgctgggtgaggaggaggaggaggaggaggaagaggaggaggaagagcagccaACAATGAGGGGCTCGCCAGGAGGGTCACTGCTGAATGGGTGGGGGTCTGTCTCGGAGGACAACTTCGCCAGTGCCCGCTGCAGCTTGGTGAGCTCCTGCGATGGCTCCTTCCTCCTGGACGCCAGCTTCGCCCGGGTGCTGGCCGTGGCCGTCGATGGCCTCTGCTTCAGCCTCGAGGATGCCGATGGGGGCTACGGGG CAGGTccctcaccaccaccatcaccctTGGAGGGGGTCTTCTCACCCGGGGTCCCCATCCCCACCTGGGACTGGGGGACAGAGCTGGGGGTCCCACAGAGAACTGGGACAGAGGCAGCCACAGGCATCCCACAGCACA gtgGCCACGGGATTGGGAGTGGCAGCCCCTGGGCCAGGGCAAGTGGCGAGCCAAGGACAGGAGGGACAGGAGCATGGTGGTCCCCAGGGTGTAGGGCGCAGCAAGGCCAGAGTCCCCTTGGCTCAGCTAAAATCCAGCTTTATTAA
- the ROBO4 gene encoding roundabout homolog 4 isoform X2 yields MASGWVMALGLGLCLVVLRQGGCYPPSAATAPQTAAALRENFRLQPGDLVATAGQALELDCVPPSGHPEPRVTWKKDGVTLNLTGDRYAVTNGKLRVAPARRSDSGLYVCVAANTAGERESRGARVSVLEKPTIVRRPSDAMVVAGSTVELRCGAQGDPAPRVQWHKERGDLPWGRHEVDQEHTLRLHAVTPADAGTYVCTAQSQLGTAAAAAHLHVEDQLPMGRREAAPWDLLAVRLHLDNGTVLPTTAAVQLRWQMLTPALVPEGYVVLYRCLLPASPSWDQHDAGRELSTVIPALRRGYVYEFKVRPYVGGTQGLDSNIRHLWIPEEVPSAAPQHVTLGQAEMENGTVVVSWEPPPPEAHNGIIQGYKVWSMGEGWQRPTNRTVDGGTHRLETLLPSPGAKFCVQVAAFNSAGLGVPSNATCSILGLMAESNRVVRVLQQPAVIAAAGSLLWLALFALLLLVCQRRASQDAATRRRLVAGDSPWLSGPWKRSCAPRNLSSSSSLSSRLLGSDGKDPHPSTLSLEPSSLGPPTPPNRSSLRGGHPSPLGDTGCCSGGHPGVRTSPSTPNPAPWERIHKRELHQVHSTPVLMGGPGHVPVTGSGGEWGMDFGLAAGWPQRRGRDGDTTTAVLAGGDPRQLPVFSSPKPRRGSVSLASGVTGSPVTPLRPPHAWHPPVTRSPATACPRDMSLVTRHPKDLSPVTGIPRDKSPATRRPRDMSLVAESPRDVSPVTRRPRDTSLVIESPRDVSPAARHPRDMSPVTESPRDVTPATRHPRDMSPVAESPRDVTPATQHPRDMSPATESPKDMFLATRHPKDPSPATRNQKDTISATRHPEDTSLISRCPRDMSLMTRHPKEMSLVPSQCGDMFLGSRYPRDMSAATRQPRDPSPVTKHQRNMSPATRHPKDTSPPGGHPRDTLLVTGLPKEKSPAIRHHRDAFLSTRYPKEMSPATGYPKDTSPDTRHPRDTSPITRHPTEMSPVTSHCEDTFLVTRYPKNMSLAARHPRDMFLITRYAEDTSPATRHPRDTSPVTRHPEEISPVAGHRRDMFLGNRYPKHMSLVTRYPKDMFLDTRHPRDKSLARRHAKDMSLTTRHPRDRSPVTRRLSSAFSDGVLTPQQVAEDLEMDQDTTCPSPPAPTTPQSFSLPHTYGYIYGPPASELGEEEEEEEEEEEEEQPTMRGSPGGSLLNGWGSVSEDNFASARCSLVSSCDGSFLLDASFARVLAVAVDGLCFSLEDADGGYGGPSPPPSPLEGVFSPGVPIPTWDWGTELGVPQRTGTEAATGIPQHSGHGIGSGSPWARASGEPRTGGTGAWWSPGCRAQQGQSPLGSAKIQLY; encoded by the exons ATGGCGAGCGGCTGGGTGATGGCGCTGGGCCTGGGGCTCTGCCTCGTCGTGCTGCGCCAGGGAG GCTGCTACCCCCCCAGCGCAGCCACAGCACCCCAAACCGCAGCTG CACTGCGGGAGAATTTCCGCCTGCAGCCGGGTGATTTGGTGGCCACAGCGGGGCAAGCACTGGAGCTGGATTGCGTGCCACCCTCGGGGCACCCCGAACCCCGTGTCACCTGGAAGAAGGATGGGGTGACCTTGAACTTGACTGGCGACCGGTACGCGGTCACCAATGGGAAGTTGCGGGTGGCACCGGCACGACGGAGCGACTCCGGGCTCTACGTCTGCGTGGCAGCCAACACGGCGGGCGAGAGGGAGAGCCGGGGCGCCCGTGTCTCCGTCCTGG AGAAGCCGACCATCGTGCGGCGCCCGAGCGATGCCATGGTGGTGGCTGGCAGCACCGTGGAGCTGCGCTGTGGCGCCCAAGGTGACCCAGCACCGCGGGTGCAGTGGCACAAGGAGCGTGGGGACCTGCCCTGGGGCAG GCATGAGGTGGACCAGGAGCACACGTTGCGCCTCCACGCTGTGACGCCCGCTGATGCCGGCACCTACGTGTGTACAGCGCAGAGCCAGCTAGGCAccgccgccgcagccgcccaccTCCACGTGGAGG aCCAGCTGCCAATGGGCCGGCGGGAGGCTGCGCCGTGGGACCTGCTGGCTGTGAGGCTGCACCTGGACAATGGCACTGTGCTGCCCACCACTGCCGCTGTCCAGCTCCGCTGGCAG ATGCTGACGCCGGCACTGGTGCCAGAGGGCTATGTGGTGCTGTAccgctgcctgctccctgccagcccctcctGGGACCAACACGATGCAGGCAGGGAGCTCAGCACCGTCATCCCCGCGCTCCGCAGGGGCTACGTGTACGAGTTCAAGGTCCGCCCCTACGTTGGAGGGACCCAGGGTTTGGACAGCAACATCAGGCACCTCTGGATACCTGAGGAAG TACCAAGTGCAGCGCCCCAGCACGTCACCCTGGGCCAGGCTGAGATGGAGAATGGCACCGTGGTCGTGAGCTGGGAACCACCTCCTCCTGAGGCCCACAATGGCATCATCCAGGGCTACAAG GTCTGGTCAATGGGTGAAGGCTGGCAGCGCCCCACCAATAGGACAGTGGATGGAGGCACCCACCGCCTGGAAACCCTCCTCCCAAGCCCTGGGGCCAAATTCTGTGTCCAGGTGGCGGCTTTCAACAgtgcggggctgggggtccccagCAATGCCACCTGCAGCATCCTGG GGCTGATGGCGGAGAGCAACAGGGTGGTACGGGTGCTACAGCAGCCCGCTGTCATCGCAGCTGCTGGctcactgctctggttggccttgtttgccctcctcctcctcgtctgCCAGCGCCGCGCCAGCCAGGACGCCGCGACTCGCCGCAG GCTGGTGGCTGGTGACTCACCGTGGCTCAGTGGTCCGTGGAAACGCAGCTGTGCCCCGCGaaacctcagcagcagcagcagcctcagtAGCCGGCTCCTGGGCAGCGATGGCAAGGACCCCCACCCCTCCA cccTGTCCTTGGAGCCATCAAGCCTCggcccccccacgccccccaaCCGCAGCAGCCTCCGCGGTGGGCACCCATCGCCCCTTGGGGACACCGGGTGCTGCAGTGGGGGGCACCCCGGAGTGCGAACCTCGCCCAGCACCCCGAACCCGGCACCCTGGGAGCGCATCCACAAGAGAG AGCTGCACCAAGTGCACAGCACCCCAGTGCTCATGGGTGGCCCTGGCCACGTCCCTGTCACCGGGAGCGGAGGTGAGTGGGGGATGGATTTTGGGCTGGCAGCCGGGTGGCCTCAGCGAAGGGGACGTGACGGTGACACCACCACCGCCGTGCTAGCCGGAGGGGACCCACGGCAGCTGCCAGTCTTCAGCTCCCCAAAACCACGGCGGGGCAGCGTCTCGCTGGCCTCTGGTGTCACTGGGTCACCAGTGACACCTCTGAGGCCACCCCATGCCTGGCACCCGCCGGTGACCCG GTCCCCGGCCACTGCATGCCCCAGGGACATGTCCTTGGTCACCAGGCACCCCAAGGACCTGTCCCCAGTCACTGGGATCCCCAGGGACAAATCTCCAGCCACCCGGCGCCCCAGGGACATGTCCCTGGTCGCTGAGAGTCCCAGGGATGTGTCACCAGTAACCCGGCGCCCCAGGGACACATCCCTGGTCATTGAGAGCCCCAGGGATGTGTCACCAGCCGCCCGGCACCCCAGGGACATGTCTCCAGTCACTGAGAGTCCCAGGGATGTGACACCAGCCACCCGGCACCCCAGGGACATGTCCCCGGTTGCTGAGAGTCCCAGGGATGTGACACCAgccacccagcaccccagggacaTGTCCCCAGCCACTGAGAGCCCCAAGGACATGTTCCTGGCCACCAGGCACCCCAAGGACCCATCACCAGCCACCAGGAACCAGAAGGACACAATCTCGGCCACCAGGCACCCTGAGGACACATCTCTGATCTCCAGGTGCCCCAGGGACATGTCCCTGATGACCAGGCACCCCAAGGAGATGTCCCTGGTCCCCAGTCAATGTGGAGACATGTTCCTGGGCAGCAGGTACCCCAGGGACATGTCCGCAGCCACCAGACAACCCAGGGACCCATCACCGGTGACCAAGCACCAGAGGAACATGTCACCAGCCACCAGGCACCCCAAGGACACGTCCCCACCCGGTGGGCACCCAAGGGACACATTGCTGGTCACTGGGCTCCCCAAGGAGAAATCCCCAGCCATCAGGCACCACAGGGACGCATTCCTGTCCACCAG ATACCCAAAGGAAATGTCCCCAGCTACCGGGTACCCGAAGGACACATCCCCAGACACCAGGCACCCCAGGGATACATCCCCCATCACCAGGCACCCAACGGAGATGTCCCCAGTCACCAGTCACTGCGAGGACACATTCTTGGTTACCAGGTACCCCAAGAATATGtccctggctgccag GCACCCAAGGGACATGTTTCTGATCACCAGGTACGCTGAGGACACCTCACCAGCCACCAGGCACCCAAGGGACACATCTCCAGTCACCAGGCACCCTGAAGAGATATCCCCAGTCGCTGGTCACCGAAGGGACATGTTCTTGGGCAACAGGTACCCCAAGCACATGTCCCTGGTCACCAGATACCCCAAGGACATGTTCCTAGACACCAGGCATCCCAGAGACAAGTCCCTGGCCAGAAGACACGCCAAGGACATGTCCCTGACCACCAGGCACCCAAGGGACAGGTCCCCAGTCACCAGGCGCCTCTCGTCAGCATTCAGCGATGGGGTCCTCACGCCGCAGCAGGTGGCTGAGGACTTGGAGATGGACCAGGACACCACCTGCCCCAG ccccccagcaCCAACCACGCCACAGTCCTTCTCGCTGCCACACACCTATGGCTACATCTATGGGCCACCAGCCTCCGAgctgggtgaggaggaggaggaggaggaggaagaggaggaggaagagcagccaACAATGAGGGGCTCGCCAGGAGGGTCACTGCTGAATGGGTGGGGGTCTGTCTCGGAGGACAACTTCGCCAGTGCCCGCTGCAGCTTGGTGAGCTCCTGCGATGGCTCCTTCCTCCTGGACGCCAGCTTCGCCCGGGTGCTGGCCGTGGCCGTCGATGGCCTCTGCTTCAGCCTCGAGGATGCCGATGGGGGCTACGGGG GTccctcaccaccaccatcaccctTGGAGGGGGTCTTCTCACCCGGGGTCCCCATCCCCACCTGGGACTGGGGGACAGAGCTGGGGGTCCCACAGAGAACTGGGACAGAGGCAGCCACAGGCATCCCACAGCACA gtgGCCACGGGATTGGGAGTGGCAGCCCCTGGGCCAGGGCAAGTGGCGAGCCAAGGACAGGAGGGACAGGAGCATGGTGGTCCCCAGGGTGTAGGGCGCAGCAAGGCCAGAGTCCCCTTGGCTCAGCTAAAATCCAGCTTTATTAA